In the genome of Chlamydia trachomatis A/HAR-13, one region contains:
- a CDS encoding Rne/Rng family ribonuclease, whose amino-acid sequence MENDILLNIESKEIRYAHLKNGQLFDLIIERKKIRQLKGNIYRGRVTNILRNIQSAFINIDERENGFIHISDVLENSKKFEQMFDIDSDADHAEPQPEETSEAPIEELLKLDSPVLVQVVKEPIGTKGARLTSNISIPGRYLVLLPNSPHRGVSRKIEDPLMRDQLKQLIRSFEMPQNMGLICRTASISASTETLINEAQNLLNTWQSILEKFYSPDHPSLLYEETDILKKAVMTCVDKSYKRLLIDDYATYQKCKRLLGKYSPDTTVKIEYYRDSVPMFERFNIEKEIDRATKRKIWLSSGGYLFFDKTEAMHTIDVNSGRSTQLENGVEETLVQINLEAAEEIARQLRLRNIGGLVIIDFIDMKSRKNQRRVLERLKEHMKYDAARCTILSMSEFGLVEMTRQRNRESLMQTLFTTCPYCNGNAIIKTSESILIEIERDLKKIIKHKEHTNLCLVVHPEIAHYMKQEQDDVELIRLAKQLKAKLQINTSDSIHLNHYQFFSLITGEGIEL is encoded by the coding sequence ATGGAAAACGATATCTTACTAAATATAGAGTCTAAAGAGATTCGTTACGCGCATTTAAAAAATGGCCAATTGTTTGATCTGATCATTGAAAGAAAAAAAATTCGCCAGTTAAAAGGGAACATATATAGAGGTCGCGTAACTAACATTTTACGAAACATTCAATCCGCTTTCATTAACATAGATGAGCGGGAGAATGGCTTTATTCATATCTCGGACGTATTAGAGAATTCTAAAAAATTCGAACAGATGTTCGATATAGATTCTGATGCAGATCACGCGGAACCCCAGCCAGAAGAAACCTCCGAAGCTCCTATAGAAGAGCTACTCAAACTTGACAGTCCCGTACTTGTTCAGGTAGTGAAGGAACCTATAGGGACGAAAGGAGCTCGACTCACTTCTAATATTTCAATCCCTGGACGCTACTTAGTCCTTCTACCGAATTCCCCTCACCGAGGTGTTTCTCGTAAGATTGAAGACCCTCTGATGCGAGATCAACTCAAACAGTTAATTCGCTCTTTTGAAATGCCCCAAAATATGGGTCTTATCTGTCGGACTGCGAGTATCTCCGCTTCAACAGAGACTCTAATTAACGAGGCTCAGAATCTCTTGAATACTTGGCAAAGTATCCTAGAGAAATTTTATTCTCCAGATCATCCTTCTCTTCTCTACGAAGAGACAGATATTCTGAAAAAAGCTGTGATGACTTGTGTGGATAAGAGCTACAAGCGTTTGTTAATAGACGATTACGCGACCTATCAAAAATGCAAACGCTTATTGGGTAAATATTCTCCAGACACGACTGTAAAGATTGAGTATTATCGCGATTCGGTTCCAATGTTCGAACGCTTTAATATTGAGAAAGAAATCGATCGCGCTACCAAGAGAAAAATCTGGCTGTCTAGCGGAGGATATCTCTTCTTTGACAAAACAGAAGCTATGCACACGATCGATGTGAACTCTGGACGTAGCACACAGCTGGAAAATGGAGTCGAAGAGACTCTAGTGCAAATTAATTTAGAAGCCGCAGAAGAAATTGCTAGACAACTGCGTCTAAGAAATATTGGCGGACTTGTGATCATAGATTTTATCGATATGAAATCACGCAAGAATCAGCGTCGTGTTTTGGAAAGATTAAAAGAGCACATGAAATATGATGCTGCGCGCTGTACAATCTTGAGCATGAGTGAATTTGGGTTAGTAGAAATGACTCGCCAGAGAAATCGTGAGTCACTAATGCAGACCCTATTTACCACCTGTCCATATTGTAATGGGAACGCGATCATCAAAACCTCTGAAAGTATCCTCATAGAAATTGAGCGTGACCTGAAGAAAATTATTAAACACAAAGAGCACACGAACTTGTGTTTGGTCGTTCATCCGGAAATCGCCCACTATATGAAACAAGAGCAGGACGATGTCGAACTCATTCGCTTGGCTAAGCAATTGAAAGCTAAGCTACAAATCAATACGTCCGATTCTATCCATCTTAACCACTACCAATTTTTCTCATTGATTACAGGAGAAGGAATTGAGTTATAA
- the plsX gene encoding phosphate acyltransferase PlsX, whose amino-acid sequence MKVRLGVDMMGGDHDPLVVWEALGEVLLSSIGEQPVEFTVFATSDVHHQLMNSPLSRSVRIVTAEDFVSMEDSLLAAVRKKRSSMALGLDALQQGDLDGFVSSGNTAALVTLARSKIPMIPAVPRPALLVSVPTLSGFAVILDVGATVSVNPDEMVGFARMGLAYRQSLSSNSNQPFTLGLLNIGSEERKGTDSHKQTFRMLRNIFGSAFLGNIESGDVFSGKVDIVVTDGFTGNVFLKTAEGLFDFLRRILGDRLEKSIKMQFDYTIYPGSIISGLSRLVIKCHGKSHGTALFGGISGAIDLARANVCSRIADRFGDNVV is encoded by the coding sequence ATGAAAGTGCGTCTAGGCGTAGATATGATGGGAGGAGATCATGATCCTCTCGTTGTTTGGGAAGCACTGGGAGAAGTTCTTCTTTCGTCAATAGGTGAACAGCCAGTAGAGTTTACTGTTTTCGCTACGTCGGATGTTCACCACCAATTAATGAATTCTCCGCTGTCTCGTTCCGTTCGGATCGTGACCGCAGAGGATTTTGTCTCTATGGAAGATTCCTTATTAGCTGCTGTTCGTAAAAAGCGGTCCTCGATGGCTCTAGGATTGGATGCATTGCAGCAAGGGGATCTTGACGGTTTTGTTTCTTCAGGAAATACAGCAGCTTTAGTGACGCTTGCTCGTTCCAAAATACCTATGATTCCGGCTGTTCCTAGACCCGCATTGTTGGTTTCTGTTCCGACTCTTTCTGGATTTGCGGTTATTTTAGATGTCGGAGCCACAGTGTCCGTGAATCCTGACGAGATGGTAGGTTTTGCTCGTATGGGTTTGGCTTATCGGCAATCGTTGTCCTCTAACAGTAACCAGCCGTTTACTCTTGGGTTACTGAACATTGGTTCAGAAGAACGCAAGGGAACGGATTCTCATAAACAGACCTTTCGTATGCTTCGGAACATCTTTGGTAGCGCTTTTTTAGGAAACATAGAAAGTGGCGATGTCTTTAGCGGCAAAGTAGACATTGTGGTTACAGATGGGTTCACTGGGAATGTCTTTTTGAAAACGGCGGAAGGGTTATTCGATTTTCTACGACGTATTCTCGGGGATCGTTTGGAAAAATCGATTAAGATGCAGTTTGATTACACAATCTATCCTGGTTCTATTATCAGTGGCTTATCTAGACTAGTGATTAAATGCCATGGTAAATCTCATGGAACAGCTTTGTTCGGAGGAATTTCCGGGGCGATTGATTTAGCACGAGCTAATGTTTGTAGTCGTATTGCAGACAGGTTTGGTGATAACGTAGTTTAG
- the rpmF gene encoding 50S ribosomal protein L32 yields the protein MAVPRNRHSNARKNIRRSHHAKKACSAAVCSNCKQAFIPHTVCASCGFYKGKAVITVEK from the coding sequence ATGGCAGTACCACGTAATCGTCATAGCAATGCTAGAAAGAACATCCGCAGAAGTCACCATGCAAAGAAAGCATGTTCCGCTGCGGTGTGCAGTAATTGCAAGCAAGCTTTTATTCCTCATACAGTTTGTGCTTCTTGTGGTTTTTACAAAGGCAAAGCTGTTATTACGGTTGAGAAGTAA
- a CDS encoding 1-acyl-sn-glycerol-3-phosphate acyltransferase has product MHFSNCLYQAFEDQLLPEPLYQKFQICYQTYIEAASKKCSAEKAEALCSQWLKVIIDDLKNPIIFPPYHKKIRSPIDLYQFGIDFFSALIDDQKSQILHPERLDQIQEYIQAGHNVVLLANHQTESDPQLMYCLLGASYPQLMENMIFVAGDRITSDPLARPFSMGCDLLCIYSKRHINHPPELKEEKLMHNQKSMRTLKMLLSEGGKFFYVAPSGGRDRKNLQGELYPAEFHPDSVEMFRLLAKSSGKTTHFFPLAMKTYDILPPPPTIEEAIGEHRVISFAPVAFNFGDELLLDELCSSEEADIHDKHALRALRASRAFSIVTDLYKEI; this is encoded by the coding sequence ATGCATTTTTCAAACTGTTTATATCAGGCTTTTGAAGATCAGCTTTTACCAGAGCCTTTGTACCAAAAGTTTCAAATTTGCTATCAAACCTACATCGAGGCTGCATCTAAAAAATGCTCCGCTGAGAAAGCGGAAGCTCTTTGTTCTCAATGGCTTAAGGTCATTATTGATGACCTTAAGAATCCTATTATTTTCCCTCCCTACCACAAAAAAATTCGCTCGCCAATTGATCTTTACCAATTTGGCATCGACTTTTTTTCTGCGCTGATTGACGACCAAAAATCACAAATTCTACATCCTGAGCGATTGGATCAGATTCAAGAATATATCCAAGCTGGACACAACGTAGTGCTGTTAGCTAACCACCAGACAGAATCAGACCCCCAGCTCATGTACTGCTTACTCGGAGCCTCCTATCCGCAACTCATGGAAAACATGATCTTTGTTGCAGGGGATCGGATCACTTCAGATCCTCTAGCGCGACCTTTTAGCATGGGATGCGATCTTCTGTGTATTTATTCAAAAAGACACATCAATCACCCTCCAGAACTGAAAGAAGAAAAGCTCATGCATAACCAAAAAAGCATGAGAACATTAAAAATGCTTCTTAGCGAAGGAGGGAAATTCTTTTATGTTGCTCCTTCCGGAGGAAGAGATCGTAAAAATCTTCAAGGAGAATTGTACCCTGCAGAATTTCATCCTGACAGTGTAGAGATGTTCCGCCTCCTTGCCAAAAGCTCCGGGAAAACGACTCATTTCTTCCCTTTAGCAATGAAAACCTATGATATTCTTCCTCCGCCTCCGACAATAGAGGAAGCGATCGGAGAACATCGCGTGATCTCATTTGCCCCCGTTGCTTTTAACTTTGGAGACGAACTGTTGCTCGATGAGCTTTGTTCTTCCGAAGAAGCTGATATACATGATAAACACGCCCTACGTGCTTTAAGAGCCTCTCGTGCCTTCTCTATCGTGACTGATCTCTACAAAGAAATCTAA
- a CDS encoding insulinase family protein — protein sequence MDNHPPVINDPTNDPKNMKRSLSLLLLCIPSFLTACSKSFQTIRDENPLTILTPALADQKIAKILCPNGLSIMIVSSPHAAESGAALVVKTGNNADPVEFPGLAHFTEHCVFLGNEKYPEPSGFPAFLSTHGGIYNAFTYPDKTCFLFSVNNADLDNALDQFVHLFIQPLFRQEDLNKEVHAVEQEFAMHPTKDSRRMHRIQQLIAPKNHPLKRFGCGNLSTLNSVTTQDMQTWFATHYSPENMAAIVYTTAPLDTAVPYIASLFSEIPISAQYTPQKPFPKTQDTTALNKLFINKAVEPSPQLAIYWHFYDAPQSLQGWAQSLISILSSEKENSLVALLKKEQLITEMEAELYSTSHNTQDFEILYKLTNKGEREYQRVLQLTFAFLDYVRHERLPAYSLPEIQKINSLEYTYSTQTELFSTLSRMVPNFTSEPLATYPYRSLVYPEYSQEDEQTFATFLADPQQARYILSATLPSSWENADEFYDPIFDDTFYEKPLDFTPIQDSSSLGFAFPNPNKFIPQTVQLLSQKKQHEGFAFSPQLTYDQNAITLYTCEDSFYTIPKMAMELRIRSPQIQRTDARSLVLRDLYSLLANETLIKRYDDALKAGMTFAVSPGATGVDLSLLGYTETSPVLINALLSSLRDLPVEESLFLYYKDQLSEQYQKNLIACPMRAGLNKLYSQILVDTVSLEDKLNTLNTLSYEEFANFTNKLLQELAVESLALGTLSTQDLSNLLSTLSNFAEASSPYAAPSYYPQRKPLSSTKLSFQYPLSGNGMLLLEQNEDPHQYKDSVATSMLLSWIHNLYFSDLRTEQQLGYMVGSKYLEFAETPCGLFYIRSNNYSPEELVHRTQLFIQKIATDPESAGLSEEIFEQLRETYIQSILLPSSTPLAMAKKLFSIAFETKKQDFSRPDQKIAAARSMDYSYFKKYCEEFLSQKFGPEIQLLVYGANSSQEK from the coding sequence ATGGACAACCACCCTCCTGTTATCAATGACCCTACCAATGACCCCAAAAATATGAAGCGTTCCCTATCCCTATTACTTCTTTGCATTCCTTCTTTTCTAACTGCTTGCTCGAAATCCTTTCAAACGATTCGAGATGAAAACCCTTTGACTATTTTGACCCCTGCATTAGCAGATCAAAAAATTGCTAAAATTCTATGCCCTAACGGACTCTCTATCATGATTGTATCCTCCCCTCATGCTGCTGAGTCCGGAGCCGCTTTAGTTGTCAAAACAGGAAATAATGCAGATCCTGTCGAGTTCCCAGGCTTAGCCCATTTTACAGAACACTGTGTGTTCCTCGGGAATGAAAAATATCCCGAGCCCTCAGGATTTCCTGCCTTCCTAAGCACACATGGGGGTATCTATAACGCATTTACTTACCCAGATAAAACCTGCTTCCTATTCTCCGTAAACAATGCAGATTTAGATAATGCTCTGGATCAGTTTGTACATCTCTTTATCCAACCTCTCTTCCGCCAAGAAGATTTAAACAAAGAAGTTCATGCTGTTGAGCAAGAATTTGCGATGCATCCAACTAAAGATTCTCGTCGTATGCATCGTATTCAACAACTTATAGCTCCTAAAAATCACCCATTAAAACGCTTTGGCTGCGGCAATCTCTCTACCCTCAACTCCGTCACTACTCAAGATATGCAAACATGGTTTGCCACTCACTACTCTCCAGAAAATATGGCAGCAATTGTTTACACTACAGCTCCGTTGGACACCGCAGTGCCGTATATCGCGTCCCTATTCTCTGAAATCCCTATATCTGCACAGTACACACCACAAAAACCGTTTCCAAAGACACAGGATACTACAGCTCTTAATAAACTGTTCATCAATAAGGCTGTCGAACCTTCTCCACAACTAGCTATTTACTGGCATTTTTATGATGCTCCACAGTCCTTACAAGGATGGGCTCAGTCACTGATTTCTATTTTATCTAGTGAAAAAGAAAATAGTCTTGTTGCTTTACTCAAAAAAGAACAGCTCATTACTGAGATGGAAGCAGAACTTTACAGCACTTCTCATAATACACAAGATTTTGAAATTCTTTATAAACTCACCAATAAGGGGGAACGCGAATATCAAAGAGTTTTGCAGCTAACTTTTGCTTTTCTTGATTATGTTCGTCATGAACGACTTCCTGCCTACTCCTTGCCAGAGATACAGAAAATCAACTCTTTAGAATATACTTACAGCACGCAAACCGAGTTATTCTCGACACTATCACGAATGGTCCCCAATTTTACTTCTGAACCATTAGCAACATACCCTTATCGCTCTCTTGTCTATCCAGAATACTCCCAAGAAGATGAACAAACCTTTGCTACATTTTTAGCAGACCCTCAACAGGCACGTTATATCTTATCTGCTACCCTACCGAGTTCTTGGGAGAATGCAGATGAATTCTATGATCCCATCTTTGACGACACTTTCTATGAAAAACCCTTAGATTTCACACCTATACAGGACTCCTCCTCCTTAGGATTTGCTTTTCCGAATCCCAATAAATTTATTCCTCAAACAGTCCAATTATTATCTCAAAAGAAACAACACGAAGGGTTTGCTTTTTCTCCGCAGCTGACCTATGATCAAAATGCGATCACTTTATATACTTGTGAAGACTCTTTCTATACGATTCCTAAAATGGCTATGGAGTTGCGCATCCGTTCTCCTCAAATTCAACGAACAGATGCGCGTTCTTTAGTATTACGAGACCTATATAGTCTACTAGCTAATGAAACATTAATAAAACGTTATGACGATGCTTTAAAAGCTGGAATGACTTTTGCAGTATCTCCTGGAGCGACAGGGGTTGATCTTTCTCTTTTAGGATATACTGAGACCTCTCCTGTTCTTATCAATGCTTTGCTGTCTTCTTTACGAGATCTTCCTGTGGAAGAAAGTCTGTTTCTATATTACAAAGATCAGCTATCAGAACAATATCAGAAGAATCTTATTGCCTGCCCTATGAGAGCTGGTCTCAATAAACTATACTCTCAGATTCTTGTTGATACCGTTTCCTTAGAAGATAAGCTCAATACTTTAAACACCCTCTCCTACGAAGAGTTTGCGAACTTCACGAATAAACTACTCCAAGAACTAGCTGTAGAATCTTTAGCACTAGGAACGCTCTCGACTCAAGATCTCTCCAATTTATTATCGACCCTCTCTAACTTTGCAGAAGCTTCGTCTCCTTATGCTGCTCCTAGCTATTATCCTCAAAGAAAACCTCTCTCTTCTACAAAGCTTTCGTTCCAATATCCTCTCTCTGGAAATGGTATGCTGCTGCTCGAACAAAACGAAGATCCCCATCAATATAAGGACTCTGTAGCTACTAGTATGTTGTTATCTTGGATCCATAACTTGTACTTCTCTGATTTACGTACAGAGCAACAACTTGGGTATATGGTAGGTTCTAAATATCTGGAATTCGCAGAAACTCCTTGTGGACTTTTCTATATTCGATCCAATAACTATTCTCCTGAGGAGCTTGTGCATAGAACACAACTCTTTATACAAAAGATTGCTACTGATCCAGAATCTGCAGGCTTGTCCGAAGAGATCTTTGAACAGCTTCGAGAAACATATATCCAGTCCATATTGCTTCCAAGTTCCACACCTTTAGCTATGGCGAAAAAATTATTCTCTATAGCTTTTGAAACGAAAAAACAGGATTTTTCTCGCCCAGACCAAAAAATAGCTGCTGCCCGTTCTATGGATTACAGCTATTTCAAAAAGTACTGTGAAGAATTTTTGAGTCAAAAGTTTGGCCCAGAAATCCAACTCCTCGTCTATGGAGCCAACTCGTCTCAGGAAAAATAA